Proteins encoded within one genomic window of Panicum virgatum strain AP13 chromosome 1N, P.virgatum_v5, whole genome shotgun sequence:
- the LOC120653717 gene encoding uncharacterized protein LOC120653717, translating to MSTGSDGSINPQCGSEASQVQLDSDPITGSPQPESANDSLPIEIDDDEEEEYIMAGSKKRKLKSPVWNEFTKVKIGNTEYAKCNYCSKKLSGLSRNGTNHLKCHLKSCVLKKIKLNGQTMVQSGLRFNRTDAGTISVENYNL from the coding sequence ATGTCTACCGGTAGTGATGGGAGCATCAACCCGCAATGTGGATCAGAAGCATCACAAGTGCAATTAGATTCAGATCCAATCACCGGATCACCTCAGCCTGAATCGGCCAATGATTCATTGCCAATTGAgatagatgatgatgaagaagaggaaTACATCATGGCTGGTTCTAAGAAGAGAAAGCTCAAATCACCGGTTTGGAATGAGTTCACAAAAGTGAAGATTGGGAACACTGAATATGCAAAATGCAACTATTGCTCGAAGAAGCTTTCTGGTTTGTCAAGAAATGGGACTAACCATTTGAAGTGTCATTTGAAGTCTTGTGTGCTGAAGAAGATCAAGCTTAATGGGCAGACAATGGTACAATCTGGTTTGAGATTTAATAGGACAGATGCAGGCACAATCTCAGTGGAAAACTACAACCTTTGA
- the LOC120654226 gene encoding uncharacterized protein LOC120654226: MQYHRFQAVYLRGALYVHCQNDSVMRIALQNDKYQMIKSPAGNEGLAYLRKCERVVYFGSLSEENMWPRFRAWLLNESCGQMEWVLKNDISLQAVVENFTNVYTDRYSTPWIVNYQKDLSEVQPEDESDWVNYQKDVSEVQPEDESDWDFDSGIVLHETKDKVATDYATMLFLGFHPYKKIAFFLLSRSSRVVSYHLNTSKVQELGILDELFSVSSFPYTPCWMGLFENN; this comes from the exons ATGCAGTACCACAGGTTCCAAGCCGTCTATTTGCGGGGAGCACTTTATGTGCATTGCCAGAATGACTCTGTTATGAG AATAGCCTTGCAGAACGACAAGTACCAAATGATTAAATCACCAGCAGGGAATGAAGGTCTTGCTTACTTGCGGAAATGTGAGAGAGTGGTGTACTTTGGGTCACTTTCGGAAGAGAATATGTGGCCCCGGTTCCGAGCTTGGTTGCTCAATGAATCATGCGGTCAGATGGAGTGGGTTTTGAAGAATGATATCAGCCTTCAAGCGGTGGTGGAAAATTTCACAAACGTTTACACCGATAGATATAGCACGCCATGGATTGTTAACTACCAAAAGGATTTGAGTGAAGTGCAGCCCGAGGATGAATCTGATTGGGTTAACTACCAAAAGGATGTGAGTGAAGTTCAGCCCGAGGATGAATCTGATTGGGACTTTGACAGTGGTATCGTCCTTCATGAAACCAAAGATAAGGTCGCAACAGACTATGCTACAATGTTGTTCCTCGGATTCCATCCTTACAAGAAGATTGCTTTCTTTTTGTTATCAAGGAGCTCAAGAGTAGTATCTTACCATTTGAATACCTCAAAGGTCCAAGAGTTGGGAATCCTAGACGAGTTATTTTCAGTAAGTTCATTTCCATACACGCCATGCTGGATGGGGTTGTTTGAAAACAATTAG
- the LOC120653716 gene encoding zinc finger BED domain-containing protein RICESLEEPER 2-like, translated as MRCSAHILNLIVKDGLEVLKDVIENIRDSVAYWTATPKRAEKFEEIAKFVKVEATTKIILDCKTRWNSTFTMLSHALPYKFAFIRASRVDRLYTCLPSEDEWNFAEDVVGRLKLFNDISKLFFGTDYVTANIYFTKIAEVRKEIREWSTCGNPLVQAMSANMVAKFDKYWTDIQGFMGIATILDPRFKTTVLLICFEDLLGTTGRECEDRVLEVKNLLADLMLEYHGEDDVGNNIPAAPAIGPSDDYLSSMMARVASRRPTTMGFKTELDRYLDEELLDMNTKNFKVLDWWKVAGTRFPTLRKIARDIFAIPVTTVASESAFSTGGRVLSEHRSRLTYKMLEALMCSQDWLRNKYKGIFNPAPMSLLLISAIQTNSFAHL; from the coding sequence ATGCGATGTTCTGCTCATATTCTCAATCTAATAGTGAAGGATGGGTTAGAGGTGTTGAAAGATGTAATAGAAAACATTCGTGATAGTGTAGCATATTGGACAGCTACACCAAAAAGGGCTGAAAAGTTTGAGGAGATAGCTAAGTTTGTTAAAGTGGAAGCCACAACTAAAATAATTCTTGACTGTAAGACTAGGTGGAACTCAACTTTTACCATGCTTAGTCATGCATTGCCATACAAGTTTGCTTTCATTAGGGCAAGCCGTGTAGATAGGCTGTACACTTGCTTGCCATCTGAGGATGAGTGGAATTTTGCTGAGGATGTTGTAGGGAGGCTCAAATTGTTCAATGACATCAGTAAATTGTTTTTTGGGACAGATTATGTAACAGCTAACATATATTTCACTAAAATTGCTGAGGTTAGAAAGGAGATTAGGGAGTGGTCAACTTGTGGAAACCCTTTAGTGCAAGCCATGTCAGCCAATATGGTAGCCAAATTTGACAAATATTGGACAGATATTCAAGGGTTCATGGGCATTGCAACTATTCTTGATCCTAGATTTAAAACCACAGTGTTGCTGATTTGTTTTGAGGATTTGCTTGGGACAACTGGTAGAGAGTGCGAGGATAGGGTTCTCGAGGTTAAGAATTTGTTGGCTGATTTGATGCTTGAGTACCATGGGGAAGATGATGTGGGAAACAATATTCCAGCAGCACCTGCAATAGGACCCAGTGATGATTACTTATCTTCCATGATGGCTCGTGTTGCTAGTAGAAGGCCAACAACAATGGGATTCAAGACTGAGTTAGATCGCTACTTGGATGAAGAGCTATTGGACATGAATACTAAGAATTTTAAAGTTTTAGATTGGTGGAAGGTGGCTGGAACTCGGTTTCCAACTTTGAGAAAGATTGCTAGAGATATATTTGCTATTCCTGTTACAACAGTTGCTTCAGAATCAGCATTTAGCACTGGTGGTAGGGTTTTAAGTGAGCATCGCAGCAGGCTTACTTACAAGATGTTGGAGGCCCTAATGTGCTCTCAAGATTGGCTAAGAAACAAGTACAAAGGTATATTTAACCCTGCTCCTATGTCCTTGCTGTTAATTTCTGCAATACAAACCAACTCATTTGCTCATTTATAG
- the LOC120653718 gene encoding transcription factor BHLH133-like: protein MALVREHAAYGGFDSAEAADLDALGYGHDALLGLDAAALFGGGRSAGAAAYVAGAGTNAWTSTGSASVLAFDRATAAAAAVGEEEECDAWIDAMDQSDGAAANRGERISERLRTLQELVPNGTKADLVTMLEKAISYVKFLQLQVKVLATDEFWPA from the exons ATGGCGTTAGTGAGGGAGCACGCGGCGTACGGAGGCTTCGACAGCGCCGAGGCGGCGGACTTGGACGCGCTCGGCTACGGCCACGACGCGTTGCTGGGCCTTGACGCGGCGGCGCTATTCGGGGGAGGGAGgtccgccggcgcggcggcataTGTGGCGGGCGCCGGGACGAACGCCTGGACGAGCACCGGTTCGGCGTCCGTGCTGGCGTTCGACCGCGccacggctgcggcggcggctgtgggggaggaggaggagtgcgACGCGTGGATCGACGCTATGGACCagagcgacggcgccgccgcg AATCGGGGGGAGCGGATTAGCGAGCGGCTGCGAACGCTGCAAGAGCTGGTGCCCAACGGCACCAAGGCCGACCTGGTCACCATGCTCGAGAAGGCCATCAGCTACGTCAAGTTCCTCCAGTTGCAAGTCAAGGTTCTCGCAACGGACGAGTTCTGGCCGGCGTAG
- the LOC120654225 gene encoding transcription factor RHD6-like codes for MALVREHGGYAGGFDALGYGHDALLGFDDAAAALFGGGGSHAGAAAAGCEADGGNVWLGARASTVLAFDRATAAAAVVSAEEDEERDAWIDAVDQMSYGDAAAAEARAPTVSVGFDAATGCFTLTERAASSGGAGRTFGLLFPTTAAAAAASPERAAPVRASQKRTYGVESPAAVSPKKHCGAGRKATSKAKSAPTVPTKDPQSLAAKNRRERISERLRTLQELVPNGTKVDLVTMLEKAISYVKFLQLQVKVLATDEFWPAQGGKAPEISQVREALDAILSSASQRGQLS; via the exons ATGGCGTTGGTGAGGGAGCACGGTGGGTACGCCGGCGGCTTCGACGCACTCGGGTACGGCCACGACGCGCTGCTGGGCTttgacgacgcggcggcggcgttgttcGGGGGAGGCGGAtcgcacgccggcgccgccgccgcgggatgcGAGGCTGACGGCGGGAACGTCTGGCTGGGCGCGCGGGCGTCAACCGTCCTCGCGTTCGATcgtgccacggcggcggcggcggtggtgtcggcggaggaggacgaggagcgcGACGCGTGGATCGATGCCGTGGACCAGATGAGctacggcgacgccgccgcggcagaggcGCGCGCGCCGACGGTGTCCGTGGGCTTCGACGCGGCCACGGGGTGCTTCACCCTGACGGAGCGAGCGGCGTCAtcgggcggcgcggggcggacgtTCGGCCTGCTGTTcccgaccacggcggcggcggcggccgcctcgcCCGAGCGCGCGGCGCCGGTGCGCGCCTCGCAGAAGCGGACCTAC ggTGTGGAATCGCCGGCCGCCGTGAGCCCCAAGAAGCACTGCGGCGCGGGCAGGAAGGCCACCAGCAAGGCCAAGTCGGCGCCCACCGTCCCGACCAAGGACCCGCAGAGCCTCGCGGCCAAG AATCGGAGGGAGCGGATCAGCGAGCGGCTGCGGACGCTGCAGGAGCTGGTGCCCAACGGCACCAAGGTCGACCTGGTCACCATGCTCGAGAAGGCCATCAGCTACGTTAAGTTCCTCCAGTTGCAGGTCAAGGTTCTCGCAACGGACGAGTTCTGGCCGGCGCAGGGAGGAAAGGCGCCGGAGATCTCCCAAGTGAGGGAGGCGCTCGACGCCATCTTGTCGTCGGCGTCGCAGAGGGGGCAACTGAGTTAG